Proteins from a single region of Hordeum vulgare subsp. vulgare chromosome 6H, MorexV3_pseudomolecules_assembly, whole genome shotgun sequence:
- the LOC123401128 gene encoding putative F-box protein At3g23960: MGDGGATCTFGIGYAAPSGKYKVVRLMITLSHSHQPKHTCEVLTLEDGAGGWRWMQSPPIAGYFGLHRNSMVTIDGVLYVLYSLPRAQGGRSYVICLDLETEQWKRSIKAPNMMSTRPRMVELNGTLSVVHWEWEGYQNKQACTAIWLLSDLAKSTWVKAYVIPMPPTIDLVIPLRVMRYGGKLMCYCLHSDRASPTLQVYDPLNGTCTHLADLPGNLLADVGFCNLHLESYVRPT; encoded by the coding sequence ATGGGCGACGGCGGAGCGACCTGCACCTTTGGCATCGGGTACGCTGCCCCGTCGGGCAAGTACAAGGTGGTCCGCCTCATGATCACACTCAGTCATAGTCATCAGCCGAAGCACACCTGCGAGGTTCTCACATTGGAAGACGGCGCCGGGGGATGGAGGTGGATGCAGTCACCACCAATTGCAGGCTATTTTGGCCTCCACAGAAACTCTATGGTCACGATAGACGGTGTGCTCTACGTCCTTTACAGCTTACCTCGAGCGCAGGGGGGCAGGAGCTATGTCATCTGCCTTGACCTCGAGACTGAGCAATGGAAGAGGTCCATCAAAGCCCCAAATATGATGTCGACGAGGCCCCGTATGGTCGAGCTCAATGGCACCCTTTCCGTGGTTCACTGGGAGTGGGAGGGATACCAGAACAAGCAAGCTTGCACGGCCATATGGCTCCTGTCTGATTTGGCCAAGAGCACCTGGGTCAAGGCGTACGTGATCCCGATGCCTCCAACCATTGATCTAGTGATCCCTCTGAGGGTGATGCGCTATGGTGGAAAGCTAATGTGTTATTGCTTACATAGTGACAGAGCAAGTCCGACGCTACAAGTCTATGATCCGCTCAATGGGACATGCACACACCTGGCAGATCTTCCGGGAAACCTATTGGCTGACGTTGGTTTTTGCAACCTGCACTTGGAAAGTTATGTACGTCCCACCTAA